A segment of the Sphingomonas cannabina genome:
CGCTGCTGGTCACGCCCTCGCCGCTCCAGGCGATGTCGCCGCGGCCCGAGACGCGGCCGTTCACCGCCGCGATCACGCCGAAGGTGAGCGGCGTGAGGTCGTCGGGCTGCAACCCCTTCTCCGCGAAGGCGATCCCGGGCACCACCAGCGCCGCCTGCCCCGTTCCACTCGACAGATCGTGGCCGAGCGTCACGTCGGCGACCTTGCTGCCGTCCTTCGGTGTATGGAGCGTGCCGGCGGCCTCGATCCGGCCGTCGATCAGCGTGAGCGCGACATCGTCGCTCCGCAGCGGCTTGAACCGCGGCTGCGGCGCGGCGTCGGCGACCTGGAGCCCGCCTCCCAGCGTCAGCCGGCCGCCCGCCAGCCGCCATGTCCCGGCCCCGTCGGACAGCAGCAGCGGCACATTCCCGATCTGCCCGCTCGCGCCTTCGAAGCGGCCGGCGACGTCGGCGCCTTCGAGACGGCCGGTGAGCCGCGCGGCGTCGATCCGCGTCAGCCGCTCGGGCGTACCGAGCCGCGCCGCGACGTCGGCGAGCACGAAATCGCGCTCTCCGAACGCCAGGTCCGCGCCGGTGGCGGCAAGGGTCAGCGGCGTGCCCCCGATCCGGCCGGAGAGGCGCGGCGCGGCGATGCGCGTCCCGCCGCCGATGCGGCCGTCCGCCAGGGTCAGCAGCGCCGGCCCGCGCGGGCACAATGTCAGCCGCGCCGGATCGAGCGCCAGCCCCGCCACTGCGAGCCGCTCCCACGACAGAGGCACGCAGTGCGGGTTGAGCGCGAGCGCGCTCCCGCGCCAGCGTGCCTCGATCGGCAGCCGCAGACCGTCGACGCGGCCATCGCCGAGCGGGCCGGACAGCGTCGCGGCGGTCGCGACTTCAGTCACACCTGCGCTCCCTGCGCGAAAGGTGACCGGCGCCAGCGCCAGCCGCGCGCCGAGCGCCTCATAGGGCGCGGCGACCACCCGGCCGGCGATGGCGCCGCCTTCCTGCCGGAGCGCGGCGTCGAGCGTGGGCAGGCCGCCGCCGCGCACCGCCAGGCTGCCGCCGAGCGAGATCGTGCCGAACCGCAACGCGTTGCCGCTCAACATCGCCTGCGCACCGCTTGCGGAGGTGGCGCCGAGACGTTCGACCGCCACCTCGCTGTCCTGGGCACGCACCTGCGCCACGACGTCGAAGTTCCGCCCCGCCGCGCCGAGTGCCGAGGCCAGCCGCGCCACGAGCGGGCCGATCGGCGTTCCAGCTCCGGTATCGCGATAGCCGGCGATCATCCCCAGCATCCGCCGGTCCGCGGCAGCGCCGGCGGCGCGCAGCGTTCCGGCGAACTGCAACCCGTCCGCTCCAATCGCATAGCGCCCGCTCGCACGCGCCTCGCGGCCGGCTACGCCGGGAACGGCGAAGCCGCCGCTGCCGATGTCCAGCGTCCCCGCGGTCCGCCGCGCGTCGCCCGCGAAACTGACCGTGCCGCGCACCCGCGCGACGCCCTGCTCCGGCGCACCCACCATCGCCGCCCCGATCGCCTTCGCCTCGCCCTGCCAGCGGTCGAGCCGCTCGCCGAGCGTCACCGCCACGTCCGCGCCCGGCGCCGTGACCTTCGGCGTCCCCTTGCAGGCCAGCGCATCCGCGGCGACCGGTCCGGTCAGCGTCGGCTTGCCGCCACGGATGCGGACAGCGGCTACCATATGCGGCCGCACCGCCCGGCACCCGCCGCCGCCGAGCGCATAGGCAAAGGCGGCGACGCGCCCGTCGAACCCGTCGTCGAGCCGTCCGCGCCCGGCGATCTTGAACCCGACCTGCCCGTAATCGGTGGCGAGCCGCACGCGCAGGTCATCGATCCGCGCGCCGAGCTGCGGCAGCGCGAAGGGCTTGCCGGAGGGCGGCGGCAGCAGCCGGTCGATCGCGCCGAGCGACACGCTTCCGTCCACCAGCCGCGCCTTGAGGAAGGCGTGGCCAACCGCGATCCCCGTCACCTCGGGGCCGCCAAGCCCGATCCGCGTGTAGACCTCGACCCAATCGGCGGTGAGGTCGGGATCGCGCGGATCGCCGATCACGATATCGGTGAGCCGCTGCGTGCCGAATCCCACGTCGGCGATGCGGTAGCGCGCCGGAACGCCGCGCTTCGCCAGCTCGCGCGCCACGAGATCCTCGGCGATGCCGCGCCGCTGCCACCAGGCGAGCCCCGCTGCCACCGCGACCAGCGCCAGCAGCATGCCGAGCCCGCGCAGCGGCCGGCGCCAGCGCCGCCGCCGCTGCTTCGTCTCCGTCGCCGCCTCTTCGTCGTCCACCCGCGCTCCCGCGCCCGCATTGCGCGGGGCTCATGCTCCCCCTAACCTTGCCCGCCGATGGACGTTCCCGCAACCAAGCCGACCCCGCAGCCGAACGGCGATGCCACCGGGCATCGCGCACGCCTGCGGCGCCGGCTGTTCGAAGGCGGCGGCGACGCGCTGCTCGATCACGAGCTGATCGAATATCTCCTCGCCCTCGCCATCCCGCGCCGCGACACCAAGCCGCTCGCCAAGGCGCTGCTGCGCGAGTTCGGCGGCATCGGCGGCCTGCTCGCCGCCGACGGCGAGGCGCTGGCGCGCGTGCCCGGGATGGGCGAGACCTCCGCCGCCGCGATCAAGATCGCCCATGCCGCGGCGCTCCGCCTGCTCCGCGCCGAGGTGATGGAGCGGCCGGTGCTGTCCAACTGGCAGGCGCTGCTCGACTATCTGCGCGCCGACATGGCACACCACGGCGTCGAGCGGGTGCGGGTGCTGCATCTCGACAGCCGCAACCGGCTGCTGCGCGACGAGCTGATGAGCGAAGGCACGATCGACGAGGCCGCGCTCTATGCCCGCGAGGTGATCCGCCGCGCGATCGACCTCAAATCGACCGGCATCATCCTCGTCCACAACCACCCCTCCGGCGACGCCAGCCCCAGCCGCGCCGACATCGACGTGACCCGCGCCATCGCCGATGCCGGCAGGCGCCTCGGCATCGCGCTCCACGACCACATCATCATCGCCGCCGGCGGGCATACGAGCCTCAGGGCGCAGGGGCTGATCTAGGGGGCCAGGTTCAGCCGGCCCCGATGCCGCCGATCGCGATCCGGATCGCCTGCTCGACCGGCGAATAGCCGCCGTCGGACCGATCGATGCGGATGGGCTCGCGGGGGAGCAGCGGAGGTTGCGCCAGGAAACGCGGCTCGGTTCCGCGGTGCCGCTGCGCCGCGTGGACGAGGAAGGGGTGGCACAGATAGACCGTGCCGGCCTCGCCGACAGCCGACACCTCCGGCCGATGGGCCGATCCGGCGAAGCCGTCGGCCGCCAGCTCGCGCAGGGTCAGCCCTGCCTCGCCGGCCGGCGCGAGCTGGCGCGCGATGTCGATGTGCGACCCCACCCGGATCCGCGTCGGAGCATCGTCGGGTCCGACGTCGGAGAACAGGAACAGCATGAGCAGCGCCCGGCCCCTGCTGACGATGTTCGCGCGCCATTCCATGAAGTCCGGATTGTCGTCGCCGAAGCTCACGTCGATGTGCCAGCCGTCGTCGCCGGGATCGGCGGACGAGGGAAAACGCACCGGAAAGGTGCCGAGCGCGCCGGGCGGCAGCCACCGTCCGGGCCCGACGAGCTGGTCGAATGCGGCGTGAAGCAACGGCCCGTTCGCCGCTGCCCGGAAGGGCGGCTGGCCATAGTGCCCGAGCCGTACGACCGGCCGCGTCCAGCTCGAGGGGGTGTGCGGATCGCAGCCGGTGTCGCGCCACAGGATCGTGCGTGCTTCCTCCGCCAGATTTTTCGGAAAGGCTCTGTCGATGCGGACGAAGCCGTCGTTGATGAATGACGTGATGGCGGCGGCGTCCAGCGCGCACCTAGGTTCAGATCCCATGATGTGTTCCAATCGGATGTGCAGGCGTTCGCAGCGGCGCCGCCAGGCACCGCCGTTCCAGGTTCTCGTCATCCGCTCAGGTGAGCGGGAACGCTGCCGCGCGATTGAAAGCGATGAACATCATGGCGCCGTCCAGCATAGGAACGGCTCCGGCCGATGCAAGCCGTTGGAGACCTTGCGACTAATATCCCGCCGCCGCGAGCTGTCCCCTGAGGTTCTGCAGCACCGGCTCCGGCACCGGCGGCAAGTCGCGCGCAGGCTTGCCGTGGCGCAGGCGTTCGCGATCCTCCTCCGACGGCTCGACCCGCCGCACCCGCACCGCCGCATGGCCCTGTGCCTTGATGCCGAGCTGTTCCGCAGCGCCGCGCGACAGGTCGATGATGCGCGGGCCGCGCACGAAGGGGCCGCGGTCGTTGACCCTGACGATGATCCGCCGCCCGGTCGCCAGCGCCGTCACCTCGACATAGGTCGGCAGCGGCAGGGTGGTGTGCGCCGCCGTGATCCAGCCGGGACGGAAACGCTCGCCGCGCGCGGTGCGATTGCCGGACTCGCTCCCGTACCAGCTCGCATAGCCCAGCATGTCGTAGGTCGGATCGGCGGCCGGCACATAGGTCGTGCCGCGGACCACATAGGGCCGTCCGATCACCGTCGGCGTGTCGCTCACCGGCCGGAAATTGCCGCCCGCACAGGCGGATAGCATCAGCGTCGCCATCGCCGCGCCACCGATCCGCGCCCTTGCCAAGTCCCGCATGGCGGAACCCTAGAAGCTCGCCTGGGGCCGGGCAACGTCCAGGCAAAAAACAACCGCCGGATTCCGAGGAACCCGGCGGCCGCTCCAGGGAGGAGCTGGTGAGTTGGCTTAGTCGCCCGATACGCTCTTCGACAGATAGGCCGTGAGCTCGTCCTTGGAGACCTGCGCCGACTTGTCGGTGTCGGCCGACGCGAAGGCGCCGTTCACCCAGCTCTTGGTGGCCGGATCGTCGGGCTTGGTGGTCGGATCGCTCGCGGTCTTGAGCGCGACCATCCAGCTGCCGAACTCGGTCTTGTCGAGGTTGCCGTCCGCGTTCTTGTCGTAGGTTGGGAACTCCTGGTTCACGATCTGCGCGACCTGCGCGGCGGCACTCGCGGGTTGACCGGTCGCCGGCTGCGCCGGTGCGGTCTGCGCCTGGTCCGCAGTGGTCGGCTGCTGCGTCTGCGCGGCGGCCGGATCCTGCGCGTCGGGCGTGGCCGTCTGCGGCGTCGAGCTATCCTGCGACAGGGCAGGCCGCTGGACACTCTGCTCGGTCGGCGGGGTCGTCTGCTGAGTGCTGGTCGAAGGCACCTGATCCTGGGCCAGCGCAGGCACAGAAATCATCACCGCACTTGCAAGCAAAACACTCTTCAACACTATGAATCTCCTTAAGATAAATCGACACTCTTCTTTTGAAGAAGAGATAGGAATGCTTCCCTGGACAGCAAATGAACAACGAAGGATTTCATCCTGTAGTTCCTTCGCTTCGCCGTTTGGCGCAGGCATTCGCCGATGCTAGGAGCCGATTCGTCGCGTACCCCTGAAAGGAGTCCCATGGTCCCCCGCTACTCGCGGCCTGAAATGGCTGCGATCTGGTCCCCCGAGGCCCGCTTCCGCATCTGGTTCGAGATCGAGGCGCACGCCACCGACGCGCTTGCCGAGCTGGGCGTGGTGCCGAAG
Coding sequences within it:
- the radC gene encoding RadC family protein; the protein is MDVPATKPTPQPNGDATGHRARLRRRLFEGGGDALLDHELIEYLLALAIPRRDTKPLAKALLREFGGIGGLLAADGEALARVPGMGETSAAAIKIAHAAALRLLRAEVMERPVLSNWQALLDYLRADMAHHGVERVRVLHLDSRNRLLRDELMSEGTIDEAALYAREVIRRAIDLKSTGIILVHNHPSGDASPSRADIDVTRAIADAGRRLGIALHDHIIIAAGGHTSLRAQGLI
- a CDS encoding septal ring lytic transglycosylase RlpA family protein, with product MRDLARARIGGAAMATLMLSACAGGNFRPVSDTPTVIGRPYVVRGTTYVPAADPTYDMLGYASWYGSESGNRTARGERFRPGWITAAHTTLPLPTYVEVTALATGRRIIVRVNDRGPFVRGPRIIDLSRGAAEQLGIKAQGHAAVRVRRVEPSEEDRERLRHGKPARDLPPVPEPVLQNLRGQLAAAGY
- a CDS encoding EF-hand domain-containing protein; this encodes MISVPALAQDQVPSTSTQQTTPPTEQSVQRPALSQDSSTPQTATPDAQDPAAAQTQQPTTADQAQTAPAQPATGQPASAAAQVAQIVNQEFPTYDKNADGNLDKTEFGSWMVALKTASDPTTKPDDPATKSWVNGAFASADTDKSAQVSKDELTAYLSKSVSGD
- a CDS encoding phytanoyl-CoA dioxygenase family protein, whose amino-acid sequence is MGSEPRCALDAAAITSFINDGFVRIDRAFPKNLAEEARTILWRDTGCDPHTPSSWTRPVVRLGHYGQPPFRAAANGPLLHAAFDQLVGPGRWLPPGALGTFPVRFPSSADPGDDGWHIDVSFGDDNPDFMEWRANIVSRGRALLMLFLFSDVGPDDAPTRIRVGSHIDIARQLAPAGEAGLTLRELAADGFAGSAHRPEVSAVGEAGTVYLCHPFLVHAAQRHRGTEPRFLAQPPLLPREPIRIDRSDGGYSPVEQAIRIAIGGIGAG
- a CDS encoding YdbH domain-containing protein, with amino-acid sequence MDDEEAATETKQRRRRWRRPLRGLGMLLALVAVAAGLAWWQRRGIAEDLVARELAKRGVPARYRIADVGFGTQRLTDIVIGDPRDPDLTADWVEVYTRIGLGGPEVTGIAVGHAFLKARLVDGSVSLGAIDRLLPPPSGKPFALPQLGARIDDLRVRLATDYGQVGFKIAGRGRLDDGFDGRVAAFAYALGGGGCRAVRPHMVAAVRIRGGKPTLTGPVAADALACKGTPKVTAPGADVAVTLGERLDRWQGEAKAIGAAMVGAPEQGVARVRGTVSFAGDARRTAGTLDIGSGGFAVPGVAGREARASGRYAIGADGLQFAGTLRAAGAAADRRMLGMIAGYRDTGAGTPIGPLVARLASALGAAGRNFDVVAQVRAQDSEVAVERLGATSASGAQAMLSGNALRFGTISLGGSLAVRGGGLPTLDAALRQEGGAIAGRVVAAPYEALGARLALAPVTFRAGSAGVTEVATAATLSGPLGDGRVDGLRLPIEARWRGSALALNPHCVPLSWERLAVAGLALDPARLTLCPRGPALLTLADGRIGGGTRIAAPRLSGRIGGTPLTLAATGADLAFGERDFVLADVAARLGTPERLTRIDAARLTGRLEGADVAGRFEGASGQIGNVPLLLSDGAGTWRLAGGRLTLGGGLQVADAAPQPRFKPLRSDDVALTLIDGRIEAAGTLHTPKDGSKVADVTLGHDLSSGTGQAALVVPGIAFAEKGLQPDDLTPLTFGVIAAVNGRVSGRGDIAWSGEGVTSSGRFATDGTDLAAAFGPVTGLKGEVAFSDLLGMVTAPGQVAAIATVNPGVPVENGTVRYRLLSPERVQIEGGRWPFAGGELVLEPTVLDFSAKQVRRMTFRVIGVDAGQFLQQFEFKNLNATGVFDGVLPMVFDESGGRIENGHLTARAGGNLAYVGEVSQKDLGTWGNLAFQALKSLDYRNLELTMNGPLAGEMITEIRFAGLSQGKGTKSNFLIRRLARLPLVFNVQVRAPFRQLVDSVRSYYDPSLLIQRNLPALLEEQRRRQEQPRTPATPIQPSESGKVP